One window from the genome of Roseomonas haemaphysalidis encodes:
- a CDS encoding MFS transporter, with protein sequence MTAGERKVILASSLGTVFEWYDFYLYGSLATIIGAKFFSQFPEGTRNIFALLAFAAGFLVRPFGALVFGRLGDLVGRKYTFLITILIMGASTFIVGVLPTSDQIGITAAVILIILRCLQGLALGGEYGGAATYVAEHAPQGRRGFYTSFIQITATGGLFLSLLVILFTRGAMGEEAFLDWGWRVPFLVSILLLAVSVWIRTQLDESPAFKKMKAEGTGSKAPLSEAFGQWKNAKVAILALLGLVAGQAVVWYTGQFYALFFISSILKVDGYTSNLLIAWGLLLGSGGFVLFGWLSDKIGRKPIILGGCLLAALTYFPLFKLLSAEANPALHAAHQNIAVVVQADPADCSFQFNPVGTARFTNSCDIAKSALARLSVNYKVENAPAGSVATVRIGQASIPANAPNFAQALGAAVTAAGYPAASNPSVVKMAHPFDVFREQPFVSILVLTILVIYVTMVYGPIAAALVELFPTRIRYTSMSLPYHIGNGWFGGLLPATSFAMIAQTGDVYYGLWYPVVIAAATVVIGALFIPETKNRDIFAEDGVGAPARR encoded by the coding sequence ATGACCGCGGGCGAAAGGAAGGTGATCCTCGCCTCCTCGCTCGGCACCGTCTTTGAGTGGTACGACTTTTATCTCTACGGCTCGCTGGCCACCATCATCGGCGCCAAGTTCTTCAGCCAGTTCCCGGAGGGCACGCGCAACATCTTCGCGCTGCTGGCCTTCGCGGCGGGCTTTCTGGTGCGGCCCTTCGGCGCGCTGGTGTTCGGGCGCCTGGGCGACCTGGTCGGGCGCAAATACACCTTCCTGATCACCATCCTGATCATGGGCGCCTCGACCTTCATCGTCGGCGTCCTGCCGACCTCGGACCAGATCGGCATCACCGCCGCCGTCATCCTGATCATCCTGCGCTGCCTGCAGGGGCTGGCGCTTGGCGGCGAATACGGCGGCGCCGCCACCTACGTGGCCGAGCATGCCCCCCAGGGCCGGCGCGGCTTCTACACCAGCTTCATCCAGATCACCGCCACGGGCGGGCTGTTCCTGTCGCTGCTGGTCATCCTGTTCACTCGCGGCGCGATGGGCGAGGAAGCCTTTCTGGATTGGGGCTGGCGCGTGCCCTTTCTGGTGTCGATCCTGCTGCTGGCCGTGTCCGTCTGGATCCGCACGCAGCTCGACGAGAGCCCGGCCTTCAAGAAGATGAAGGCGGAAGGCACCGGCTCCAAGGCGCCGCTGTCGGAAGCCTTCGGCCAGTGGAAGAACGCCAAGGTCGCCATCCTGGCGCTGCTCGGCCTGGTCGCCGGGCAGGCGGTGGTCTGGTATACCGGCCAGTTCTACGCGCTGTTCTTTATCAGCTCGATCCTCAAGGTGGACGGCTACACCTCCAACCTGCTGATCGCCTGGGGGCTGCTTCTCGGCTCCGGCGGCTTTGTGCTGTTCGGCTGGCTGTCGGACAAGATCGGCCGCAAGCCGATTATCCTGGGCGGCTGCCTGCTGGCGGCGCTGACCTACTTTCCCCTGTTCAAGCTGCTGAGCGCGGAAGCCAACCCCGCGCTGCACGCCGCGCACCAGAACATCGCGGTGGTGGTGCAGGCGGACCCGGCGGACTGCTCCTTCCAGTTCAACCCGGTCGGCACCGCGCGCTTCACCAACAGCTGCGACATCGCCAAGTCCGCGCTGGCCCGCCTGTCGGTCAACTACAAGGTCGAGAACGCGCCCGCCGGCAGCGTGGCCACGGTGCGGATCGGCCAAGCCAGCATCCCGGCCAACGCCCCCAACTTCGCGCAGGCACTGGGCGCCGCGGTGACGGCGGCGGGCTACCCCGCGGCGTCCAACCCGTCCGTCGTCAAGATGGCGCATCCGTTCGACGTGTTCCGGGAACAGCCCTTTGTCAGCATCCTGGTGCTGACCATCCTGGTGATCTACGTCACCATGGTCTACGGCCCGATCGCGGCGGCCCTGGTGGAGCTGTTCCCGACCCGCATCCGCTACACCTCCATGTCGCTGCCCTACCACATCGGCAACGGCTGGTTCGGCGGGCTGCTGCCGGCCACCTCCTTTGCCATGATCGCGCAAACGGGCGACGTGTATTACGGCCTCTGGTACCCGGTGGTGATCGCCGCCGCGACGGTGGTGATCGGCGCCCTCTTCATCCCCGAAACCAAGAATCGCGACATCTTCGCGGAAGATGGGGTGGGGGCACCGGCGCGCCGCTAG
- a CDS encoding MarR family winged helix-turn-helix transcriptional regulator: MGQTQFSIVVAEAAEPPPAVVPYRLDESVGHLLRRAHQRHAALFQDRGAVGGLTSTQFATLLRLAELGRATQNALGRAVALDPATIQGVVARLRDRGLVDAGRDPLDRRTVVLSVSAAGETALADAVRQGQQANERLLAPLSAEERRVLIRLLRRVLG, from the coding sequence ATGGGCCAGACGCAATTCTCGATCGTCGTGGCCGAAGCGGCGGAGCCTCCGCCGGCGGTGGTGCCCTATCGCCTCGATGAATCGGTCGGCCATCTGCTGCGCCGCGCGCACCAGCGCCATGCCGCGCTGTTCCAGGACCGCGGCGCCGTGGGCGGCCTGACCTCCACCCAGTTCGCCACGCTGCTGCGGCTGGCGGAACTGGGCCGTGCCACGCAGAACGCCCTGGGCCGCGCCGTGGCGCTGGACCCCGCCACCATCCAGGGCGTCGTCGCCCGGCTGCGAGACCGCGGGCTGGTGGATGCCGGCCGCGACCCGCTGGACCGCCGCACCGTGGTGTTGTCCGTGTCCGCGGCCGGGGAAACCGCGCTGGCCGACGCCGTGCGCCAGGGCCAGCAGGCCAACGAGCGCCTGCTGGCGCCGCTCAGCGCGGAGGAGCGGCGCGTGCTGATCCGGCTGCTGCGGCGCGTGCTCGGCTAG
- a CDS encoding TIGR02300 family protein, with protein MAKPELGMKRTCVACGAKFYDLGKQPAVCPKCGTEQPAEQPRARRAPLPVEDKVKKRAAPVDADADEVEIEDVEADESLEDAEELDDAEDDIEVEVEQDRDDDN; from the coding sequence ATGGCCAAGCCCGAACTGGGTATGAAGCGCACCTGTGTCGCCTGCGGCGCCAAGTTCTACGACCTGGGCAAGCAGCCGGCCGTGTGCCCGAAATGCGGCACCGAGCAGCCCGCCGAACAGCCCCGCGCCCGCCGCGCGCCGCTGCCGGTGGAGGACAAGGTGAAGAAGCGCGCCGCCCCGGTGGATGCCGATGCGGACGAGGTGGAGATCGAGGACGTCGAGGCCGACGAGTCCCTGGAGGACGCGGAAGAGCTGGACGACGCCGAGGACGACATCGAGGTCGAGGTCGAACAGGACCGCGACGACGACAACTGA
- the cmk gene encoding (d)CMP kinase: protein MSAVVIAVDGPAAAGKGTLARRLAAHLGLAYLDTGLLYRATGRRVLDSAADPADAAAAEAAARGLTPADLARGDLRGPEADRAASAVAAQPAVRAALLDWQRDFGRTHGAVLDGRDIGTVVFPDARVKLFVTASAEERARRRWLEQGGTGDREAVLAALVARDAQDAARAVAPMKPAEDATLIDTTELDADAAFARALAVVEARLR from the coding sequence ATGAGCGCGGTGGTGATCGCGGTGGACGGCCCGGCCGCCGCCGGCAAGGGCACGCTGGCGCGGCGGCTGGCCGCGCATCTGGGCCTCGCCTACCTGGACACCGGCCTGTTGTACCGCGCGACCGGCCGGCGCGTGCTGGACAGCGCCGCCGACCCCGCCGATGCCGCCGCCGCCGAGGCCGCCGCCCGGGGCCTGACCCCGGCCGACCTGGCGCGGGGCGACCTGCGCGGCCCTGAAGCCGACCGCGCCGCCAGCGCCGTCGCCGCCCAGCCGGCGGTGCGCGCCGCCCTGCTGGACTGGCAGCGCGATTTCGGCCGCACCCACGGCGCGGTGCTGGACGGGCGCGACATCGGCACCGTGGTGTTTCCCGATGCCCGGGTGAAGCTGTTCGTCACCGCCAGCGCCGAGGAACGGGCCCGCCGCCGCTGGCTGGAGCAGGGCGGCACCGGCGACCGCGAGGCGGTGCTCGCCGCCCTGGTCGCCCGCGACGCGCAGGATGCCGCCCGCGCCGTGGCGCCGATGAAGCCAGCCGAAGACGCGACGCTGATCGACACCACGGAACTGGATGCCGATGCCGCCTTCGCCCGCGCGCTGGCGGTGGTGGAAGCGCGGTTGCGCTGA
- a CDS encoding 3-phosphoshikimate 1-carboxyvinyltransferase has translation MPPAHGLRGHAALPAAPEAACLAMALAALSAGRSTLSNLPDGPETQHLAAGLRALGAEVVSLAPGVWRIAGRGIGGLVEPAAVLRAGGSAMVAGLLGGLAAGHPVFAVLEALPGLCFGTLAQSLSAVGARVAGRAGHRPPLAIQGAADPLPAEGPVSRDLAPPLLLAGLAARGHTHLRLPGPAPHPAEALLRCFGAVLDAGTVAAGRHLTLRGQPELHAVTHALPPDPLAAAAALLAASLVPGSELRAPGADPGLLAALRALGADIGDGTARHAPLRGAVLHAGALPEGALPLLATACAFARGPSRLCGAAADPAAAATLALLATQGATARQDGDDLILSGTAPPPGGGHTTLKEHGIMMSAWVIGLAAPGGAGIDGLLPPVLLGLGA, from the coding sequence ATGCCGCCGGCCCACGGGTTGCGCGGCCATGCGGCGCTGCCGGCGGCGCCCGAGGCCGCCTGCCTCGCCATGGCGCTCGCCGCCCTGTCCGCCGGGCGCAGCACCCTGTCCAACCTGCCGGACGGCCCCGAAACCCAGCATCTCGCCGCCGGGCTGCGGGCGCTGGGCGCCGAGGTCGTTTCGCTCGCGCCCGGCGTTTGGCGCATCGCCGGCCGTGGCATCGGCGGGCTGGTGGAGCCGGCGGCGGTGCTGCGGGCGGGCGGCAGCGCCATGGTCGCCGGGCTGCTCGGCGGCTTGGCGGCCGGCCATCCGGTCTTCGCCGTGCTGGAGGCCCTGCCCGGACTCTGCTTCGGAACCCTGGCCCAGTCGCTTTCCGCCGTCGGGGCCCGGGTGGCCGGCCGTGCCGGGCACCGCCCGCCCCTGGCCATCCAGGGCGCGGCCGATCCCTTGCCGGCGGAAGGCCCGGTGTCCCGCGACCTGGCGCCGCCGCTGTTGCTGGCCGGCCTCGCCGCGCGGGGCCACACCCACCTGCGGCTGCCCGGCCCCGCGCCCCACCCGGCCGAGGCGTTGCTGCGCTGCTTCGGCGCCGTGCTGGATGCCGGCACCGTGGCGGCCGGGCGCCACCTCACGCTGCGCGGCCAGCCGGAACTGCACGCCGTCACCCATGCCCTGCCGCCCGACCCGCTGGCGGCGGCGGCGGCGCTGCTGGCCGCGTCGCTGGTGCCGGGGTCCGAGCTCCGCGCGCCCGGCGCCGACCCGGGCCTGCTGGCCGCCTTGCGCGCGCTGGGCGCCGACATCGGCGACGGCACCGCGCGCCACGCCCCGCTGCGCGGCGCCGTGCTGCACGCCGGGGCGCTGCCGGAAGGCGCGCTGCCGCTGCTGGCCACGGCCTGCGCCTTTGCCCGTGGCCCCAGCCGCCTTTGCGGCGCCGCCGCCGATCCTGCCGCCGCCGCAACCCTGGCGCTGCTCGCGACCCAGGGTGCCACGGCGCGGCAGGATGGCGACGACCTGATACTGTCCGGCACCGCCCCGCCCCCCGGCGGCGGCCACACCACGTTAAAGGAGCACGGCATCATGATGAGCGCCTGGGTCATCGGCCTCGCCGCCCCGGGGGGGGCCGGCATCGACGGCCTTCTTCCCCCCGTCCTGCTCGGGCTCGGCGCATGA
- a CDS encoding cation:proton antiporter, with amino-acid sequence MLTSLPETLLATAVLLIVISAIQPLARWLELSSTVLLAGVGVVIGGGATLLLNTSHTKAFDDAARAMLDFPINADVFLYIFLPLLVFHGSLQIDVRRLARDATPVLVMAVVAVLVTTAAVGFALAPIAGMSLTVCLMLGAIVATTDPSAVVAIFREIGANSRLTRLVEGESLLNDAAAISIFTILLAQVTGNQPVQWLPAAIAFAGSFAGGIAVGFAFARLMVAAVPWLGGNRTAEVTLTLALPYVAYIVCHQFLHVSGVVAAAVAGLTVSAMGPSTFRPQSWQFLQDVWAQLSFWASSMVFVLASMLVPKLLLGATQWDMVLVAVVMLAAMAARASVLFGILPLLERSKLSPRVPSAVKATMLWGGLRGAITLALALSVTEHGGVPAPVQRFVAILATGYVLFTLLVNGTTLRYLVRWLKLDHLSASDQALRNQVVAIGLGEVRDKLRHTAAEFGFSAPASSHVLDSYDRRMRAETAANTFDSAIGDRERVTLGLITFASQERSVLLAMFEDQVLTRRVMESLLWSAESMIDGARAEGRYGYIQAARRRLQPTLRFSAAQWLHRRFRIDTPLMHCMAERFETLLLTHLVAVSMSRFMRRRMEPVLGRRVTEVVGDIVARREDLLQDAMDVLRLQYPGYAEALEARMLRQIGLRLESEEYAGLRRESLIGEELHDELLRGLETLRQQVARPLQFNIQSGIDRRIREFEIFADLQEALLHDLAMSVTTRFAVPGERIYRVGAKAGSLFLISRGMVTLKSGRSGGEQVLGTGEFFGEAELLAGLDRRAARARAGSFCHLLELDVADLNRLLHEAPDLKLRMERILATRDSGIATTAGDVSQPVGLEATVAGN; translated from the coding sequence ATGTTGACCAGCCTCCCCGAAACGCTCCTGGCCACGGCGGTGCTGCTGATCGTCATCAGCGCCATCCAGCCCCTCGCACGCTGGCTGGAGTTGTCCAGCACCGTGCTGCTGGCCGGCGTCGGCGTGGTGATCGGCGGCGGCGCCACCCTGCTGCTCAACACTTCCCACACCAAGGCCTTCGACGACGCGGCGCGCGCGATGCTCGATTTCCCGATCAACGCGGACGTCTTTCTCTACATCTTCCTGCCGCTGCTGGTGTTCCACGGCTCGCTGCAGATCGACGTGCGGCGCCTGGCGCGGGACGCGACGCCGGTGCTGGTCATGGCGGTGGTGGCGGTGCTGGTGACCACCGCGGCGGTGGGCTTCGCCCTGGCGCCGATCGCCGGTATGTCGCTCACCGTGTGCCTGATGCTGGGCGCGATCGTCGCCACCACGGACCCGTCCGCCGTGGTCGCCATCTTCCGCGAGATCGGCGCCAACAGCCGGCTGACGCGGCTGGTAGAAGGCGAAAGCCTGCTCAACGATGCAGCCGCCATCTCCATCTTCACCATCCTGCTGGCACAGGTCACGGGCAACCAGCCGGTGCAGTGGCTCCCGGCCGCCATCGCCTTCGCGGGCTCCTTCGCGGGCGGCATCGCGGTGGGCTTCGCCTTTGCGCGGTTGATGGTCGCGGCGGTACCGTGGCTCGGCGGCAACCGCACGGCGGAGGTGACGCTGACGCTGGCCCTGCCCTATGTCGCCTACATCGTCTGCCACCAGTTCCTGCATGTGTCGGGCGTGGTCGCCGCCGCCGTGGCGGGGCTGACGGTCAGCGCCATGGGTCCGTCGACCTTCCGGCCGCAAAGCTGGCAGTTCCTGCAGGATGTCTGGGCGCAGCTGTCCTTCTGGGCCAGCTCCATGGTCTTCGTGCTGGCCTCCATGCTGGTGCCCAAGCTGCTGCTGGGCGCCACGCAATGGGACATGGTGCTGGTGGCCGTCGTCATGCTGGCCGCCATGGCGGCGCGCGCCAGCGTGCTGTTCGGCATCCTGCCGCTGCTGGAGCGCAGCAAGCTTTCGCCCCGCGTGCCCTCGGCGGTGAAGGCCACCATGCTGTGGGGCGGGCTGCGCGGCGCCATCACCCTGGCGCTGGCGCTGTCCGTCACCGAGCATGGCGGCGTGCCGGCGCCCGTGCAGCGCTTTGTCGCCATCCTGGCCACGGGCTACGTGCTGTTCACCCTGCTGGTGAACGGCACCACGCTGCGCTACCTCGTGCGCTGGCTGAAGCTCGACCACCTGTCCGCTTCCGATCAGGCGCTGCGCAACCAGGTGGTCGCCATCGGCCTGGGCGAGGTGCGCGACAAGCTGCGCCACACCGCCGCCGAGTTCGGCTTTTCCGCCCCCGCCAGCTCCCACGTGCTGGACAGCTACGACCGCCGCATGCGGGCCGAGACGGCGGCCAACACCTTTGACAGCGCGATCGGCGACCGCGAGCGCGTCACCCTCGGCCTGATCACCTTCGCCAGCCAGGAGCGCTCCGTGCTGCTGGCGATGTTCGAGGACCAGGTGCTGACCCGCCGCGTCATGGAAAGCCTGCTGTGGAGCGCGGAAAGCATGATCGACGGCGCGCGGGCGGAAGGCCGCTACGGCTACATCCAGGCCGCCCGCCGCCGCCTGCAGCCGACGCTGCGCTTTTCCGCCGCCCAGTGGCTGCACCGCCGCTTCCGCATCGACACGCCGCTGATGCACTGCATGGCCGAGCGGTTCGAGACGCTGCTGCTGACCCACCTCGTCGCCGTGTCCATGAGCCGCTTCATGCGCCGCCGCATGGAACCCGTGCTGGGCCGCCGCGTGACGGAGGTGGTGGGCGACATCGTGGCGCGGCGCGAGGACCTGTTGCAGGACGCGATGGACGTGCTGCGCCTGCAATACCCCGGCTACGCCGAGGCGCTGGAGGCGCGCATGCTGCGCCAGATCGGGCTGCGCCTGGAATCGGAGGAATACGCCGGGTTGCGGCGCGAATCCCTGATCGGCGAGGAACTGCACGACGAGCTGCTGCGCGGCCTGGAAACGCTGCGCCAGCAGGTGGCGCGCCCGCTGCAGTTCAACATCCAGTCCGGCATCGACCGCCGCATCCGCGAGTTCGAGATCTTCGCCGACCTGCAGGAAGCCCTGTTGCACGACCTGGCCATGAGCGTGACCACCCGCTTCGCGGTGCCGGGCGAGCGCATCTACCGCGTGGGCGCCAAGGCGGGGTCGCTGTTTCTGATCAGCCGCGGCATGGTGACGCTCAAGAGCGGGCGCAGCGGTGGCGAGCAGGTGCTGGGCACGGGCGAGTTCTTTGGCGAGGCGGAGCTGCTGGCGGGGCTGGACCGCCGTGCGGCGCGCGCCCGTGCCGGCAGCTTCTGCCACCTGCTGGAGCTCGATGTCGCGGACCTGAACCGCCTGCTGCACGAGGCACCGGACCTGAAGCTGCGCATGGAGCGCATCCTGGCCACGCGCGACAGCGGCATCGCCACCACCGCGGGGGATGTTTCGCAGCCCGTGGGACTGGAAGCGACGGTGGCCGGAAACTGA
- a CDS encoding class I SAM-dependent methyltransferase, translating into MTQTTDFGFRTVEREAKASMVRDVFDSVAPKYDVMNDLMSLGLHRAWKQAFVAAIGAGTGDTLLDLAAGTGDVAFLAKKRGAKKVILADINAAMLGVGQGRALQKGMVEGLDFICCDAEKIPLPSGSVERVSMAFGLRNCTDKDAVLREGFRVLRPGGRMCVLEFSSLEVEALKPVYDTWSFKVLPAIGARIANDADSYQYLAESIRMFPDQPTLAGMMERAGFERVKWQNLTGGIVAIHTGWKF; encoded by the coding sequence ATGACCCAGACCACGGATTTCGGCTTCCGCACCGTCGAGCGCGAGGCCAAGGCCTCCATGGTGCGCGACGTGTTCGACAGCGTCGCGCCCAAATACGACGTGATGAACGACCTGATGTCGCTCGGCCTGCACCGCGCCTGGAAGCAGGCCTTTGTCGCCGCCATCGGCGCCGGCACGGGCGACACGCTGCTGGACCTCGCCGCCGGCACCGGGGACGTGGCGTTCCTGGCCAAGAAGCGCGGTGCGAAGAAAGTGATCCTGGCGGACATCAACGCCGCCATGCTGGGCGTCGGCCAGGGCCGCGCGCTGCAGAAGGGCATGGTCGAGGGCCTCGACTTCATCTGCTGCGACGCGGAGAAGATCCCGCTGCCGTCCGGCAGCGTGGAGCGCGTGTCCATGGCCTTCGGCCTGCGCAACTGCACGGACAAGGATGCGGTGCTGCGCGAAGGCTTCCGCGTGCTGCGCCCGGGCGGGCGGATGTGCGTGCTGGAGTTCTCCAGCCTGGAGGTCGAGGCGCTGAAGCCGGTCTACGACACCTGGTCCTTCAAGGTGCTGCCCGCCATCGGCGCGCGCATCGCTAACGATGCGGACAGCTACCAGTACCTGGCCGAAAGCATCCGCATGTTCCCGGACCAGCCGACCCTGGCGGGGATGATGGAGCGCGCCGGCTTCGAGCGCGTGAAGTGGCAGAACCTGACGGGCGGGATCGTGGCGATCCATACCGGGTGGAAGTTCTGA